Proteins from one Roseofilum reptotaenium CS-1145 genomic window:
- a CDS encoding ATP-binding protein — MKSFPLKLHFPLQVVLIVPFLLQIMVAVGLVSWLSFRNAHEMLETMVERLTTEIGSEVEQRLSSYLELPHRVNRSHLGAIKSGLLEVENLEGWDYYLWEKIQQVPELSFTAIANNQGEQRTGERLADGTLVINTVTPSDRHTFRSYNTDDQGNRTTLATQLSDRDPRKRPWYLTAVETGKPTWSNPDISYLEPVLLISALQPLDIDTDGRVEGVINTTLKLDQLGQFLSQINLGETGKILILDRQNNLIASSTQETPFNPDTQTLLPITQSQDLLTRQLIDLLHTHQLLHTHQTSLKTPTLTTLSLDGEHYFAHIIPYADPYGLEWKIVLFISESKFNATLESHKQHILVICIGALIFAVGLGLLTSRWIAYPILQLRDASAAFASGKRRNSVQVQGIQELDILAQTFNEMAAQIGNQLEILEQQVTERTHLLTQHNQVLSELAGDSQLHQGDLNQSLPKLTEAIAQILKVDRTSIWLIEPESTLWYCADLFIPALGSHTQGDLLPIQDYPRYAQALKTQNVISVNDACNDERTSELKETYLAPLGIHSMLEIPIRRQQTLLGVMCIETTQPHHWTQEEQNVARSIGDLVNLAIESYHRQQAEIALKAAKEAADKANQAKSEFLANMSHELRTPLNGILGYTQILKRMSDLKPKQREGIMVIEEAGSHLLTLINDVLDLAKIEARKMELLPREIHFPSFISGVAEVIRIQAEEKGLAFCCLIDPNLPQGIDIDDKRLRQVLLNLLGNATKFTHQGEIVFSVIHLSEISPASTATLRFEIGDTGVGMTPEQIQKIFLPFEQVGASSRKHDGTGLGLAITRQIVQMMGGQIEVESQLDVGSQFSFEINVPVAENWALSSTQTEQGKIIGYVGQPQKILVVDDKIVNRKVILEVLSPLGFEVAQAENGQLGLEHCHQWEPDFIITDLVMPELDGFEMVRQLRQSGEDRVIILASSASVLKQDQENSLVAGCNDFLPKPVDIELLLHKLKQYLNLTWIYEEVPEVNSPPSLESSVEFVYPPQEELQGLVKTAAVGYIDGIEAEVARLRALDPTYYPFCDRIMEFVFEFDDQGIIALITQEYPLSI, encoded by the coding sequence ATGAAATCCTTCCCCTTGAAACTCCACTTTCCTCTTCAAGTGGTATTAATCGTGCCTTTTCTCCTACAAATCATGGTAGCCGTGGGTTTAGTCAGTTGGCTCTCCTTTCGCAATGCCCACGAAATGTTAGAAACGATGGTAGAACGATTAACCACTGAAATTGGTTCCGAAGTGGAACAGCGTTTATCTTCCTATTTGGAACTTCCTCATCGGGTGAATCGCTCCCATCTGGGGGCGATCAAGTCAGGATTGCTAGAGGTGGAAAACCTGGAGGGATGGGATTATTATCTATGGGAAAAAATCCAACAAGTCCCAGAGTTAAGTTTTACTGCTATCGCCAATAATCAAGGAGAACAACGAACAGGAGAACGTCTAGCGGATGGTACTTTGGTGATTAATACCGTTACTCCTAGCGATCGCCACACTTTCCGCTCCTACAACACCGATGACCAAGGCAATCGTACCACTCTAGCTACTCAATTAAGCGATCGCGATCCGCGCAAACGACCATGGTATTTAACTGCCGTCGAGACCGGAAAACCAACCTGGAGCAATCCAGATATTTCCTATCTCGAACCTGTCCTCTTAATTTCTGCCTTACAACCCCTTGATATTGATACTGATGGTAGAGTGGAAGGCGTTATCAACACTACCCTCAAACTCGATCAGCTAGGTCAATTTCTGAGCCAAATTAACCTAGGAGAAACCGGAAAAATCCTTATTCTCGATCGCCAAAACAACCTTATTGCCAGTTCCACCCAAGAAACCCCCTTTAATCCAGACACCCAAACTCTCCTACCCATTACCCAGAGTCAAGATCTCCTCACCCGTCAACTGATCGATCTTCTACACACTCACCAACTTCTACACACTCACCAAACCTCCCTAAAAACCCCCACCTTAACCACACTGTCCTTAGATGGTGAGCATTACTTTGCCCATATTATTCCCTATGCTGACCCCTATGGCTTAGAGTGGAAAATTGTGCTTTTTATCTCCGAATCTAAATTTAACGCCACTCTTGAGAGCCATAAACAGCACATCCTTGTCATCTGCATTGGTGCATTGATTTTTGCTGTGGGATTAGGACTCTTGACCTCTCGGTGGATTGCTTACCCCATATTACAACTCCGGGATGCCAGTGCTGCCTTTGCCTCTGGGAAACGCCGAAATTCCGTACAAGTTCAAGGCATACAAGAATTAGATATTCTTGCCCAAACCTTTAATGAGATGGCAGCTCAAATTGGCAATCAGCTTGAGATACTCGAACAACAAGTTACCGAACGTACTCATCTGCTCACTCAACACAACCAGGTTTTATCTGAACTCGCTGGCGATTCTCAATTACACCAAGGGGACTTAAACCAGAGTTTACCAAAATTAACTGAGGCGATCGCCCAAATCCTCAAAGTTGACCGTACCAGTATTTGGCTCATTGAACCCGAAAGTACCCTATGGTACTGTGCTGACTTATTCATCCCGGCTCTAGGAAGTCACACCCAAGGAGATCTTCTCCCCATCCAAGATTATCCCCGCTATGCCCAAGCCCTCAAAACCCAAAATGTAATTTCTGTCAACGATGCTTGCAATGATGAGCGTACCTCGGAACTCAAAGAGACCTATCTGGCTCCTCTAGGAATCCATTCCATGCTGGAAATTCCCATTCGCCGGCAGCAAACGCTCCTGGGCGTAATGTGCATTGAAACCACCCAACCTCACCATTGGACTCAAGAAGAACAAAATGTCGCCCGTTCTATAGGCGATCTCGTTAACCTTGCCATTGAATCATACCATCGTCAACAAGCCGAAATTGCCCTAAAAGCTGCCAAAGAAGCGGCTGATAAAGCTAACCAAGCAAAAAGTGAATTTTTGGCCAATATGAGCCATGAATTACGAACCCCCCTGAACGGTATCCTGGGTTATACCCAAATCTTGAAACGGATGAGTGACCTCAAACCCAAACAACGTGAAGGAATTATGGTTATTGAAGAAGCTGGTTCCCATCTCCTAACCCTGATTAACGATGTCCTAGATTTGGCCAAAATCGAAGCCAGAAAAATGGAACTACTCCCTAGAGAAATTCATTTTCCCTCCTTCATTAGTGGTGTAGCTGAAGTCATCCGTATCCAAGCTGAAGAAAAAGGACTAGCATTTTGCTGTCTCATCGATCCCAATTTACCCCAGGGAATTGATATTGATGATAAACGCTTACGCCAAGTCCTCCTCAATTTATTAGGGAATGCTACCAAATTTACCCATCAAGGAGAAATTGTATTTTCTGTTATTCATCTGAGTGAAATTTCTCCTGCATCTACCGCCACCTTACGCTTTGAAATTGGGGATACAGGTGTAGGTATGACCCCTGAGCAAATCCAGAAAATTTTCTTACCTTTTGAACAAGTAGGAGCCAGTTCCCGTAAACATGACGGCACGGGTTTGGGATTGGCCATTACTCGTCAAATTGTACAAATGATGGGAGGACAAATTGAAGTTGAAAGTCAGCTTGATGTCGGCAGTCAATTTAGCTTTGAAATCAATGTCCCAGTGGCCGAAAATTGGGCGCTATCTTCCACTCAAACCGAACAAGGAAAAATCATTGGTTATGTTGGTCAACCCCAAAAAATCCTCGTGGTTGATGATAAAATTGTCAATCGTAAAGTAATTCTCGAAGTTTTATCTCCACTCGGATTTGAAGTGGCACAAGCAGAGAATGGCCAATTGGGTTTAGAACACTGTCATCAATGGGAACCTGATTTTATCATTACTGATTTAGTCATGCCAGAGTTAGATGGATTTGAAATGGTACGTCAACTTCGTCAGAGTGGTGAGGATCGAGTGATTATTCTGGCTTCTTCAGCGAGTGTATTAAAGCAAGATCAGGAAAATAGTTTAGTGGCGGGTTGCAATGATTTTCTCCCCAAACCTGTCGATATAGAGTTACTATTACATAAATTGAAACAGTATTTAAATCTGACCTGGATTTATGAAGAAGTTCCAGAGGTCAATTCGCCTCCCTCCTTGGAGTCTTCAGTGGAGTTTGTTTACCCTCCCCAGGAAGAATTGCAAGGGTTAGTAAAAACTGCGGCTGTGGGATATATTGATGGGATTGAAGCAGAAGTGGCTAGACTGCGAGCATTAGATCCCACCTACTACCCATTTTGCGATCGCATTATGGAGTTTGTCTTTGAATTTGATGACCAAGGCATTATTGCTTTAATTACCCAAGAATATCCTCTATCCATTTAA
- a CDS encoding TIGR02450 family Trp-rich protein yields MAKKQKFPFLVGSKWTAQQTTWGWRHFQVTNRKNQGKFIFAEMVASCDPNVRFWLNAAQLKDRSLWQPGWKTLQEME; encoded by the coding sequence ATGGCTAAAAAACAAAAATTTCCTTTCCTAGTTGGCTCGAAATGGACCGCCCAACAAACGACTTGGGGATGGCGACATTTTCAAGTGACCAACCGCAAAAATCAAGGAAAGTTTATTTTTGCGGAAATGGTAGCTTCTTGTGACCCGAATGTTCGCTTTTGGTTAAATGCCGCCCAACTTAAAGACCGTTCCTTATGGCAACCGGGATGGAAAACGCTTCAGGAAATGGAGTAG
- a CDS encoding DEAD/DEAH box helicase has protein sequence MAILHGSWLTQHQFVIWAETWRRVSPEECTPSPFAISPHPFALSVTELQSWLQSSQIPESVQRALPDLETVAIAPLQLALPTLLQFPASAPKSKRKKTPGVICTPLYSIASGEDEENPDITLHPWQIESLCLTPQQTLPFLQSLPLGLLESSPAWLGADLRFWSHISRWSLDLLARCKFLPVLTVEEEGSLIAQWQPLLDSQSDRHRFSQLSSLMPGSCHTYQPAEEGLKLDFPTAPKPLLWDFLSQTLNAQIQKQETPLPNVKGAIGQWLQSLNGSSKPLSPTPELEKFKTTLTKWIAPIEHLDQESAFSTVLKLHPPQGKSQDWLLEYGLQSVENPDCIVDANTIWSNPVESLLYEGYTIHYPQETFLAGLGLASRIFPSLEDSLNTSQPLFCRLNPQQAYEFLKSIVGRLRESGLGVILPPSLAPEQGFSNRLGLSLVADTPKRKKTDRLSLQSLLQFKWELTLGGQRVSKKEFDQLVALESPLVQINGEWVELRPQDVRVAQEFFTKRKDQMSLSLEDALRISTGDTQMVEKLPVVDFQASDQLGELLTRLMEPRTIEAIAPPETFNGQLRPYQSRGVGWLAFLEQWGLGACLADDMGLGKTIQFLAFLLVLKQQKKLKKPTLLVCPTSVLGNWQREVKRFAPSLKIVLHHGMKRFKNKEFVKAVESKELVITSYPLVFRDQKELQAVEWQGIVLDEAQNIKNPESKQSQSVRELTSEFRIALTGTPVENRLQELWSIMDFLNPGYLGNRQFFQRRFTIPIEKYGDRESLQTLRSLSQPFILRRLKTDRTIIQDLPEKQEMTVFCPLSDEQKQLYQEAVEKALAEIEQAQGIQRHGEVLALLTKLKQICNHPEQFLKKRKLKQPENSGKLMRLRDMLDEVVDVGDRALIFTQFSEWGKLLKPYLEQEFQSEVFFLYGNTKRAQREEMIDRFQHDPQGPKLFILSLKAGGVGLNLTRANHVFHFDRWWNPAVENQATDRVFRIGQTRNVQVHKFVCEGTLEEKINDLIASKQELAEQVVGSGENWLASLDSNQLRDLLLLEQSED, from the coding sequence ATGGCAATTTTACACGGGAGTTGGTTAACTCAACATCAATTTGTGATTTGGGCAGAAACTTGGCGCAGAGTTTCCCCTGAAGAATGCACTCCCTCACCCTTTGCCATTTCGCCCCATCCTTTTGCCCTGAGTGTGACAGAACTGCAATCCTGGTTACAGTCAAGTCAGATCCCAGAGTCGGTGCAAAGGGCTTTACCAGATTTGGAGACAGTAGCGATCGCCCCCCTGCAACTGGCTTTACCTACCCTGCTTCAGTTTCCAGCATCTGCACCGAAATCGAAACGTAAGAAAACCCCGGGGGTTATCTGTACTCCTCTATACTCGATCGCCTCCGGGGAAGACGAAGAAAATCCAGATATTACCCTTCACCCTTGGCAGATTGAATCGCTCTGTCTGACTCCCCAGCAAACCCTGCCCTTTCTGCAAAGTCTGCCCCTAGGGTTATTAGAGTCTAGCCCAGCTTGGTTGGGCGCGGATCTGCGATTTTGGTCTCATATTAGCCGGTGGAGTCTGGACTTGCTGGCGCGGTGTAAGTTTTTGCCTGTCCTCACAGTTGAGGAGGAGGGGTCTTTGATCGCCCAATGGCAACCGTTACTCGATAGTCAGAGCGATCGCCACCGTTTTAGCCAGTTGAGCAGCCTCATGCCGGGAAGTTGCCACACCTATCAACCGGCTGAAGAGGGTCTTAAACTGGATTTTCCTACTGCGCCCAAACCTTTGCTGTGGGACTTTTTGAGCCAAACTTTAAATGCCCAGATCCAGAAACAGGAGACTCCCTTACCGAATGTGAAAGGGGCGATCGGCCAATGGCTGCAAAGCTTAAATGGTAGCAGTAAACCCCTCTCCCCCACCCCAGAACTTGAAAAGTTCAAAACCACCCTCACGAAGTGGATAGCTCCTATCGAACACTTGGATCAGGAGAGCGCTTTTAGCACTGTCTTAAAACTCCATCCTCCCCAAGGAAAAAGTCAGGATTGGTTACTAGAATATGGATTACAATCAGTCGAAAATCCCGATTGTATTGTCGATGCCAATACGATTTGGAGCAATCCTGTAGAATCTCTACTCTATGAAGGCTATACCATTCATTATCCTCAAGAAACTTTTTTAGCTGGATTAGGATTAGCCTCGCGCATTTTTCCTTCTTTAGAAGACAGTTTAAATACGTCCCAACCCCTATTTTGTCGGCTTAATCCCCAACAGGCCTATGAATTCCTTAAATCCATCGTGGGACGATTGAGAGAAAGTGGATTAGGCGTAATTTTGCCCCCTTCTCTCGCACCGGAACAGGGATTTTCTAATCGCTTAGGATTAAGCTTGGTGGCTGACACGCCCAAACGGAAGAAAACCGATCGCTTAAGTTTACAAAGTTTATTGCAATTTAAGTGGGAATTAACCCTAGGGGGACAGCGAGTTTCTAAGAAAGAATTTGACCAATTGGTAGCCTTAGAGTCTCCTTTGGTGCAAATTAATGGGGAGTGGGTGGAGTTGCGTCCCCAAGATGTGCGCGTCGCTCAGGAGTTTTTCACCAAGCGTAAAGACCAAATGAGTTTATCCCTCGAAGATGCTCTGCGCATCAGTACCGGGGATACACAGATGGTGGAAAAGCTGCCAGTGGTGGACTTTCAGGCTTCCGATCAATTAGGGGAGTTACTGACTCGTTTGATGGAGCCACGCACGATTGAGGCGATCGCCCCTCCAGAGACGTTTAACGGACAGTTGCGCCCCTATCAATCCAGGGGTGTGGGGTGGTTGGCGTTTTTAGAGCAATGGGGCTTAGGGGCGTGTTTAGCCGACGATATGGGACTGGGGAAAACCATTCAGTTTTTGGCATTTTTGTTGGTTTTGAAACAACAGAAAAAGCTCAAAAAACCAACATTATTGGTTTGTCCCACGTCCGTTTTAGGTAATTGGCAACGGGAAGTTAAACGATTTGCACCCAGTTTAAAAATAGTGCTTCATCATGGAATGAAGCGATTTAAAAATAAGGAGTTTGTCAAAGCCGTTGAGAGTAAAGAGCTGGTGATTACCAGCTATCCCTTAGTCTTTCGAGACCAAAAAGAATTGCAAGCGGTAGAATGGCAAGGGATAGTTTTAGATGAGGCTCAGAACATCAAAAATCCAGAGTCTAAACAGTCCCAATCCGTGCGCGAGTTAACCTCAGAGTTTCGCATTGCCCTGACCGGAACACCGGTAGAAAATCGTTTGCAAGAACTCTGGTCAATTATGGACTTTCTCAATCCCGGTTATTTGGGCAATCGGCAGTTCTTCCAACGCCGGTTTACGATTCCGATTGAGAAATACGGCGATCGCGAATCCTTGCAAACCTTGCGATCGCTCTCCCAACCCTTTATCCTGCGGCGATTGAAAACCGATCGCACGATTATCCAAGATTTGCCAGAAAAACAGGAAATGACCGTGTTCTGTCCTCTCTCGGATGAGCAAAAGCAGCTCTATCAAGAAGCGGTCGAAAAAGCCTTAGCCGAAATTGAGCAAGCGCAAGGAATTCAACGCCATGGCGAAGTCTTAGCACTGCTCACCAAATTAAAGCAAATTTGCAATCATCCCGAACAGTTCTTGAAGAAGCGCAAGCTGAAACAGCCGGAAAACTCCGGGAAACTGATGCGCTTGCGGGATATGCTCGATGAAGTGGTTGATGTCGGCGATCGGGCCTTGATTTTCACCCAGTTTTCCGAATGGGGCAAATTGCTCAAACCTTATTTAGAACAAGAATTTCAATCCGAAGTCTTTTTCCTATACGGCAATACCAAAAGAGCGCAACGAGAAGAAATGATTGACCGCTTTCAACACGATCCTCAAGGGCCAAAACTGTTTATTTTATCCCTAAAAGCAGGCGGTGTCGGCTTGAATTTAACCCGTGCCAATCATGTTTTTCACTTTGACCGATGGTGGAATCCAGCCGTGGAAAATCAAGCCACAGACCGAGTATTTCGCATTGGTCAAACTCGGAATGTGCAAGTGCATAAATTTGTCTGCGAAGGCACATTAGAAGAAAAGATTAACGATCTCATTGCCAGCAAGCAGGAACTCGCAGAACAAGTGGTGGGTTCAGGAGAAAATTGGCTAGCTAGTTTAGACTCCAATCAACTGCGCGATTTATTATTATTAGAACAGTCGGAAGACTAG
- a CDS encoding FHA domain-containing protein: MIVCPNCTHQNPDGAQVCEACYTELPALTTCPNCGAAVQQDATFCGQCGTALKITPVSTADLDAEEEVLEIPPLVEPDPLVTPEPLASSSSESSIITEVEAEPSTRVKINRLTELQSASASLVHVSTKDRLELSNHLSVLHIGKPNDRIPPDIDVSGFAHADVISRVHAAIRIENGEYYIEDLASSNGTYINHLPLSPGNRYRLKTGDRITLGKNDLVSFVFEL, from the coding sequence ATGATTGTTTGTCCAAATTGTACTCACCAAAACCCTGATGGCGCTCAAGTGTGCGAAGCTTGTTATACTGAGCTTCCTGCTCTAACGACTTGTCCTAACTGTGGAGCAGCCGTTCAGCAAGATGCCACGTTTTGTGGTCAATGTGGAACCGCCTTAAAAATCACGCCTGTTTCCACTGCCGATCTTGATGCAGAGGAAGAAGTCTTAGAAATTCCTCCCTTAGTCGAACCCGATCCTCTGGTGACTCCGGAACCCCTTGCCAGCTCTAGCTCTGAATCATCCATAATCACAGAAGTGGAAGCCGAACCCTCCACTCGAGTCAAAATCAACCGGTTAACTGAACTGCAATCAGCCAGTGCCTCTCTGGTTCATGTCTCTACCAAGGATCGACTCGAGTTATCCAATCATCTTTCGGTCTTGCATATCGGGAAACCCAATGACCGTATTCCCCCAGATATAGATGTTTCTGGGTTTGCCCATGCAGATGTAATCTCGCGAGTTCATGCTGCTATTCGCATCGAAAATGGCGAGTATTATATCGAAGATCTCGCAAGTTCCAATGGAACCTATATTAATCACTTACCCCTAAGTCCAGGCAATCGCTATCGCTTAAAAACAGGCGATCGCATTACATTAGGTAAAAATGATCTGGTAAGCTTTGTATTTGAACTGTGA
- a CDS encoding TIGR04282 family arsenosugar biosynthesis glycosyltransferase: protein MSDFPDLSSPLSSLCQLLVFTRYPELGKAKTRLIPALGVQGATELHRQLAEWAIAQARQLQDRHKGAIQLVVYFTGSTVQAMQTWLGADLVYRSQGQGDLGEKLYRAIEQSFAEGMEHIVVIGTDCPSLTPELFTQAFHALDSHDLVLGPAADGGYYLIGLSRPISELFQNIHWGTSEVFSQTLKIAHALELSYVLLPVLSDIDRPADLQCQLKINP from the coding sequence GTGAGCGATTTTCCCGATTTATCTTCCCCATTATCTAGCCTATGCCAACTCCTAGTCTTTACTCGATATCCAGAATTGGGTAAGGCCAAAACCCGCTTAATTCCTGCATTAGGGGTGCAGGGAGCGACGGAATTACATCGTCAACTGGCCGAATGGGCGATCGCCCAAGCACGGCAGCTACAAGATCGCCATAAAGGGGCAATACAGCTCGTGGTTTATTTTACAGGCTCAACCGTTCAGGCCATGCAGACCTGGTTAGGTGCTGATCTAGTTTATCGCAGTCAGGGACAAGGGGATCTAGGGGAAAAACTCTACAGGGCAATTGAGCAGAGTTTTGCTGAAGGAATGGAGCATATCGTTGTTATCGGAACAGACTGCCCGAGTCTCACCCCAGAACTTTTTACCCAAGCCTTTCATGCTTTAGATTCCCACGATTTAGTCCTCGGCCCAGCCGCTGATGGGGGTTATTATTTAATCGGTCTATCGCGCCCTATCTCTGAATTATTTCAAAATATTCATTGGGGAACCTCAGAAGTTTTTTCCCAAACTCTCAAGATTGCCCATGCTCTCGAATTATCCTATGTTCTTTTACCAGTTCTCTCCGACATTGATCGCCCAGCAGACTTACAGTGTCAATTAAAAATTAATCCTTAA
- the pgl gene encoding 6-phosphogluconolactonase, whose product MTKIIEVLPDKGALVSRALALVKEKIETAIASHGYSTIALAGGSTPKPLYEALSKETLPWDKIHVFWGDERYVPCDHPDSNENMARQAWLNQVPIPPQNIHAMPTRAQDPQQDAETHDTHLRQFFGESSGEFPAFDIILLGMGDDGHTASLFPHTEALAVGDRRVTVGNKDGQPRLTFTVPLINEARCVIFLVAGANKINALTQVFAPEGDSKAYPSRLIAPKGELWWLLDEAAGGSINT is encoded by the coding sequence ATGACTAAAATCATAGAAGTTTTACCGGATAAAGGCGCTCTCGTCAGCCGCGCCCTCGCCTTAGTGAAAGAAAAAATAGAAACGGCGATCGCCTCCCATGGCTACAGTACCATTGCCCTCGCTGGAGGCAGTACCCCTAAGCCACTCTATGAAGCTCTGAGTAAAGAAACTCTTCCCTGGGACAAAATTCATGTTTTTTGGGGAGACGAGCGCTACGTCCCCTGCGATCATCCGGATAGTAATGAAAACATGGCTCGCCAAGCCTGGCTTAATCAGGTTCCTATTCCCCCACAGAATATCCATGCCATGCCCACCAGAGCGCAAGACCCCCAGCAGGATGCCGAAACCCATGATACTCACTTACGGCAGTTTTTTGGTGAGTCGTCTGGTGAGTTTCCCGCCTTCGACATTATTTTGTTAGGGATGGGGGATGATGGGCATACGGCTTCCCTATTTCCCCATACTGAAGCTTTAGCAGTTGGCGATCGCCGGGTTACCGTGGGTAATAAAGATGGCCAACCCCGTCTTACTTTTACGGTTCCTCTGATTAATGAGGCTCGCTGTGTCATTTTTCTAGTCGCTGGAGCCAATAAAATCAACGCTTTAACCCAAGTCTTTGCCCCGGAAGGAGACAGCAAAGCCTATCCCTCTCGTTTAATTGCCCCTAAAGGAGAGCTGTGGTGGCTTTTAGATGAAGCAGCAGGGGGATCAATTAACACTTAA
- a CDS encoding FHA domain-containing protein, with translation MPALTISLMHPTQPVAMHSWTFEPDRDEPIRIGRSHDNDIVVYSSVVSRHHAELWPSEEGWNLKGFGSNGTFVNQQLVTQDVLEDGSIVRLGNSGPRLRIRLGVSDPKAKLVRKCDRKLNTELSEADKHSTFINTPQMQSDD, from the coding sequence ATGCCAGCGCTTACAATATCTTTGATGCATCCAACTCAACCCGTAGCGATGCATAGTTGGACGTTTGAACCCGATCGAGACGAACCCATTCGTATTGGTCGTTCTCACGATAACGACATTGTAGTGTATAGTTCTGTGGTCTCCCGCCATCACGCAGAGCTATGGCCAAGTGAAGAGGGTTGGAATCTCAAGGGATTTGGTTCAAATGGTACGTTTGTTAACCAACAGTTGGTCACACAGGATGTCTTAGAGGATGGCTCGATCGTCCGTTTAGGCAATTCTGGGCCCAGATTGCGAATTCGTCTAGGGGTTAGCGATCCGAAGGCGAAGCTGGTGAGAAAATGCGATCGCAAACTGAATACGGAACTGAGTGAAGCTGATAAACATAGTACGTTTATCAATACCCCTCAAATGCAATCGGATGATTAA
- a CDS encoding SWIM zinc finger family protein, translating to MNSYGIEREWWTQQWLDLLNSYRFKKRLERGRNYAREGHVLSIQFQEQKVVAEVQGTDPEPYRLSIWLDAFTSEDWDNVIETLSEKAIYVAKLLAGEMPDNIESVFAANGLSLFPFTLGEVHSRCSCPDPANPCKHIAAVYYLLGDRFSADPFVLFQLRGKSKDNIISALREKRGMGPEGASTEPPPLTYPQVALDQFWRYDRELESSLVVIAPPVNPETVLDVLGPIVTERTKAPESKSLMAYLKTLYQDVSQSATRSALRGD from the coding sequence ATGAATTCCTATGGCATCGAGCGAGAATGGTGGACGCAGCAATGGTTAGACTTGCTCAATTCTTATCGGTTTAAGAAACGACTGGAGCGGGGGCGAAATTATGCGCGGGAAGGCCATGTATTATCGATTCAGTTTCAAGAGCAAAAAGTGGTGGCAGAGGTGCAAGGAACCGATCCTGAACCCTATCGCCTTTCTATTTGGTTAGATGCCTTTACCTCGGAAGATTGGGATAATGTGATTGAGACTTTATCGGAAAAAGCGATTTATGTGGCGAAATTGTTAGCTGGAGAAATGCCGGATAATATCGAATCGGTATTTGCTGCCAATGGGTTAAGCTTATTTCCGTTTACGCTGGGTGAAGTTCATTCACGATGTAGTTGTCCTGATCCCGCAAATCCCTGTAAACATATCGCTGCCGTGTATTATTTATTAGGCGATCGCTTCAGTGCCGATCCCTTTGTACTGTTTCAATTGCGCGGAAAGAGTAAGGATAATATTATCTCTGCTCTGCGCGAAAAGCGCGGAATGGGGCCAGAAGGTGCCAGCACCGAACCCCCACCCCTGACCTATCCCCAGGTTGCTCTAGACCAGTTTTGGCGCTACGATCGCGAGTTAGAGTCATCCCTCGTGGTCATTGCCCCGCCAGTGAATCCAGAAACCGTGTTAGATGTGCTAGGGCCAATTGTAACCGAACGCACTAAAGCCCCGGAGTCTAAATCGTTAATGGCTTATTTAAAAACCTTATATCAGGATGTGAGCCAAAGTGCCACCAGATCAGCCTTACGAGGAGATTAG
- a CDS encoding FHA domain-containing protein has translation MITLTLLHPLKDTPIQHWQFTQESLVRIGRSTDNHVVLYSAVVSRHHVELRLGEESWDVVNLGTNGTYLDDQRIEQMPITGEVVIRLARSGPKIQIKTDFDQEQSSSSPLDRKSIDPSIPAIKEKVNKMTTAIDP, from the coding sequence GTGATTACCCTAACCTTGTTACATCCTCTCAAAGATACCCCCATTCAGCATTGGCAATTTACACAAGAATCCCTTGTGCGAATTGGACGCTCTACAGATAATCATGTCGTTCTCTATAGTGCGGTGGTTTCCCGTCACCATGTGGAACTCCGTCTTGGAGAGGAATCTTGGGATGTAGTGAACCTGGGAACTAATGGTACATATCTCGACGATCAGCGGATTGAACAAATGCCGATTACTGGTGAAGTGGTGATTCGACTGGCTCGTTCTGGGCCGAAGATTCAGATTAAAACCGATTTTGACCAGGAGCAATCGTCTTCTTCTCCTCTGGATCGAAAATCTATCGATCCATCTATACCGGCAATTAAGGAGAAAGTTAATAAAATGACGACAGCGATCGATCCCTAG